In Nomia melanderi isolate GNS246 chromosome 5, iyNomMela1, whole genome shotgun sequence, a single genomic region encodes these proteins:
- the Tango14 gene encoding transport and golgi organization 14 isoform X2 has product MFTCTEIWYGENLMTEVEWLVRTASRTKKLPRHILIIFGAKEDTILDCVRIISWCITLGIPYVSFFDINGFLVKNESFLKHEIEKRRPDLVDHISWSKPKRAFKQNGMTGSKLKTRVTLLCALDGKTEIVTLTKNLAEAVVTGTIKSEEINADLLNEKLNSRDLPDPDIGLIYGRVCCTYGVLPWQTRITEFFTLPVHYSLSVKDFMYLLKKYNKCEQRYGK; this is encoded by the exons ATGTTTACG TGCACCGAAATTTGGTACGGTGAGAATTTGATGACAGAGGTGGAGTGGCTGGTGCGCACCGCGAGTAGAACGAAAAAGCTGCCAAGGCACATTCTGATTATTTTCGGCGCGAAAGAGGACACTATATTAGATTGCGTGCGGATAATCAGCTGGTGCATTACCCTCGGTATACCCTATGTCAGTTTCTTTGACATCAATG GTTTCCTTGTGAAGAACGAGAGTTTTTTGAaacatgaaattgaaaaaagaaggCCTGATTTAGTAGATCATATCAGTTGGAGTAAACCGAAAAGGGCATTTAAACAAAATGGAATGACTG GTTCTAAATTGAAGACACGAGTAACCTTGTTATGTGCTTTGGATGGAAAAACAGAAATAGTTACATTAACAAAGAATTTGGCTGAAGCAGTTGTCACAGGAACAATTAAATCCGAAGAGATAAATGCAGATTTGcttaatgagaaattaaattcacGGGACCTACCTGATCCCGATATAGGATTAATCTATGGCCGCGTTTGTTGTACGTATGGTGTTTTGCCATGGCAAACGCGAATAACGgaattttt TACGTTACCTGTACACTATAGCCTATCAGTTAAGGACTTCATGTATTTGCTGAAGAAGTACAATAAATGCGAGCAACGATACGGGAAATAA
- the Tango14 gene encoding transport and golgi organization 14 isoform X1: MFTVFRALLILTHFLYNLITAVHNWYMLLYRKCTEIWYGENLMTEVEWLVRTASRTKKLPRHILIIFGAKEDTILDCVRIISWCITLGIPYVSFFDINGFLVKNESFLKHEIEKRRPDLVDHISWSKPKRAFKQNGMTGSKLKTRVTLLCALDGKTEIVTLTKNLAEAVVTGTIKSEEINADLLNEKLNSRDLPDPDIGLIYGRVCCTYGVLPWQTRITEFFTLPVHYSLSVKDFMYLLKKYNKCEQRYGK; encoded by the exons ATGTTTACGGTATTTCGTGCGTTATTGATACTTACACATTTTCTTTACAACTTAATCACCGCGGTTCATAACTGGTATATGTTACTTTATCGTAAGTGCACCGAAATTTGGTACGGTGAGAATTTGATGACAGAGGTGGAGTGGCTGGTGCGCACCGCGAGTAGAACGAAAAAGCTGCCAAGGCACATTCTGATTATTTTCGGCGCGAAAGAGGACACTATATTAGATTGCGTGCGGATAATCAGCTGGTGCATTACCCTCGGTATACCCTATGTCAGTTTCTTTGACATCAATG GTTTCCTTGTGAAGAACGAGAGTTTTTTGAaacatgaaattgaaaaaagaaggCCTGATTTAGTAGATCATATCAGTTGGAGTAAACCGAAAAGGGCATTTAAACAAAATGGAATGACTG GTTCTAAATTGAAGACACGAGTAACCTTGTTATGTGCTTTGGATGGAAAAACAGAAATAGTTACATTAACAAAGAATTTGGCTGAAGCAGTTGTCACAGGAACAATTAAATCCGAAGAGATAAATGCAGATTTGcttaatgagaaattaaattcacGGGACCTACCTGATCCCGATATAGGATTAATCTATGGCCGCGTTTGTTGTACGTATGGTGTTTTGCCATGGCAAACGCGAATAACGgaattttt TACGTTACCTGTACACTATAGCCTATCAGTTAAGGACTTCATGTATTTGCTGAAGAAGTACAATAAATGCGAGCAACGATACGGGAAATAA
- the Tango14 gene encoding transport and golgi organization 14 isoform X3: MLHRLVTVTGGHYVYGFLVKNESFLKHEIEKRRPDLVDHISWSKPKRAFKQNGMTGSKLKTRVTLLCALDGKTEIVTLTKNLAEAVVTGTIKSEEINADLLNEKLNSRDLPDPDIGLIYGRVCCTYGVLPWQTRITEFFTLPVHYSLSVKDFMYLLKKYNKCEQRYGK; this comes from the exons ATGTTACATAGATTAGTGACGGTCACAGGAGGACATTATGTTTACG GTTTCCTTGTGAAGAACGAGAGTTTTTTGAaacatgaaattgaaaaaagaaggCCTGATTTAGTAGATCATATCAGTTGGAGTAAACCGAAAAGGGCATTTAAACAAAATGGAATGACTG GTTCTAAATTGAAGACACGAGTAACCTTGTTATGTGCTTTGGATGGAAAAACAGAAATAGTTACATTAACAAAGAATTTGGCTGAAGCAGTTGTCACAGGAACAATTAAATCCGAAGAGATAAATGCAGATTTGcttaatgagaaattaaattcacGGGACCTACCTGATCCCGATATAGGATTAATCTATGGCCGCGTTTGTTGTACGTATGGTGTTTTGCCATGGCAAACGCGAATAACGgaattttt TACGTTACCTGTACACTATAGCCTATCAGTTAAGGACTTCATGTATTTGCTGAAGAAGTACAATAAATGCGAGCAACGATACGGGAAATAA
- the Gar1 gene encoding gar1 ribonucleoprotein, which translates to MSFRGRGGGGFGRGGGGGGGFRGGRGGGGFRGRGGGFDRGGRNFDQGPPEEVTRLGHFTWTVQDDLVAKVDIEQVPFFNAPIYTENKQQIGKIDEIFGNIRDYYVSIKLSENMRASSFQKDTELFIDPAKLLPLQRFLPRPPGEKRGGGGGRGMKRGGGGGRGGRGGGRPSFGRGGFGNRGGGGGGGGFRSRGGGGGFGRNDSGRGRGRGRW; encoded by the exons ATGTCATTCCGTGGTCGTGGAGGTGGTGGATTTGGCAGAGGaggcggtggtggcggtggaTTTCGAGGTGGAAGAGGCGGTGGAGGTTTCCGAGGACGTGGTGGTGGGTTTGATAGAGGTGGAAGAAA CTTTGACCAAGGTCCACCAGAAGAAGTTACTCGATTAGGCCACTTTACATGGACAGTTCAAGATGACCTTGTTGCTAAGGTAGACATTGAACAAGTGCCCTTTTTTAATGCTCCAATTTACACAGAAAACAAACAACAAATTGGGAAAATAGATGAAATATTTGGTAATATTAGGGATTACTACGTATCTATCAAGTTATCAGAAAATATGAGGGCATCTAGCTTCCAAAAGGATACAGAG TTGTTTATAGATCCAGCAAAACTATTACCTTTACAAAGGTTTCTGCCTAGACCTCCTGGTGAAAAGAGAGGTGGAGGTGGTGGTCGTGGAATGAAGAGAGGTGGTGGAGGAGGACGTGGTGGTAGAGGCGGAGGTAGACCCTCATTTGGACGTGGTGGCTTTGGAAATagaggtggtggtggtggtggaggaGGATTTAGAAGtcgtggaggaggaggaggatttGGACGTAACGACTCTGGTAGAGGTCGCGGAAGAGGAAGATGGTAG
- the Larp7 gene encoding la related protein 7: MVMEEQQTDMELDSERVPVPQVQKPVEDPHVDSVNNVASAPRGKPRLRKKALHAAILKQMEFYFSNANLTKDRFLSNLIKKDPYVDLTVFTTFNKIRELTTNTSRICKALESSKILATSEDGTKVRRITPIVSKKNTDDCTLYVQNLPPDADHEMLNAIFSQYGSVVYVSIPRYKQTKKIKGFAFVEFDTPNSVKTCLKAFQKKGCVLPSHTSPDELLSITTFDDTEKDVTLEGKKKSSDNKMEESENVETEINESLESNEEDTTLNHTSEHPENKDENEIQKSKHQDGELSDSVETEHETHNESIKNNISVDSPKKSLKRKRSEGQMLDNGNESEQMVTENSTLVADEQEDTSEKKKKRKRKRRSKVEDISVTMGLQVMTKKEWKHLRNKYLELQRSKMKQLKQHLRKTRWNQWSNYEKNKPEKEETNEKEKTNKQDNASACRFSFIPGVIVKIEMEKPCTDPKLLKMELKGSNSVKYIDITEGSFLAFVRCDTPEGARALAQKSDEERHMTILEGEEEQVYWDKILHDREEKLGKKIRPKQRGRNKLLKKAEKELGKHIKFDEV; this comes from the exons ATGGTGATGGAAGAACAGCAGACAGATATGGAACTTGATTCAGAGAGGGTTCCTGTTCCTCAAGTACAGAAACCAGTCGAAGATCCCCATGTGGATTCAGTAAACAATGTTGCTAGCGCTCCACGAGGAAAACCTAGGCTTAGAAAAAAAGCATTACATGCTGCAATACTGAAGCAAATGGAATTTTACTTCAGCAATGCAAATTTAACCAAGGATCGCTTTTTaagcaatttaattaaaaaggatccat ATGTTGATCTCACAGTTTTCAccacttttaataaaatacgaGAATTAACTACCAATACCAGTAGAATATGTAAGGCATTAGAATCGTCAAAAATATTAGCAACGTCTGAAGATGGAACAAAAGTTCGTCGTATAACACCAATAGTATCAAAAAAAAATACAGATGATTGTACGCTTTACGTACAAAATTTACCACCAGATGCAGATCATGAAATGTTAAATGCAATATTTTCTCAATATGGTTCAGTAGTGTATGTTTCAATTCCACGGTACAAACAAACCAAAAAGATAAAGGGATTTGCATTTGTGGAGTTCGATACACCAAATAGTGTCAAAACATGTTTAAAA gcTTTTCAAAAGAAAGGATGTGTTTTACCATCACACACATCTCCTGATGAACTTTTAAGTATCACAACGTTTGACGATACAGAAAAGGATGTGACACTGGAGGGAAAGAAAAAGTCAAGTGACAACAAAATGGAagaatcagaaaatgttgaaactgaaataaatgaaagtttggAAAGTAATGAAGAAGACACAACATTAAATCATACTTCGGAGCATCCTGAGAAcaaagatgaaaatgaaatacaaaaaagTAAACATCAAGATGGAGAATTATCTGACTCAGTTGAAACAGAACATGAAACACACAATGAGagtataaagaataatatttctgtgGATTCACCAAAGAAGTCACTTAAGCGTAAAAGAAGTGAAGGACAAATGCTAGACAATGGCAATGAAAGTGAACAAATGGTAACCGAAAATAGTACGCTTGTTGCAGATGAGCAAGAAGATACAAgtgagaagaagaagaaaagaaaacgtaaAAGGCGCAGTAAAGTAGAGGATATTAGTGTCACCATGGGATTGCAAGTGATGACTAAAAAAGAGTGGAAACATCTACGAAACAAATATTTAGAATTACAAAGAAGTAAAATGAAGCAGTTAAAGCAACATCTCAGGAAAACCAGATGGAATCAATGGtcaaattatgaaaaaaataaaccaGAAAAGGAGGAAACCAATGAGAAAGAAAAAACTAATAAGCAAGATAACGCAAGTGCATGtcgtttttcatttattccagGAGTTATagttaaaattgaaatggaaaaacCATGCACAGATCCAAAATTGCTCAAG ATGGAATTAAAAGGCAGTAATTCTGTAAAATACATAGATATCACGGAAGGATCTTTTCTTGCTTTTGTAAGGTGTGATACACCTGAAGGAGCGCGAGCACTTGCACAAAAATCTGATGAAGAAAGACATATGACTATACTTGAAG GTGAAGAAGAACAAGTGTATTGGGATAAAATTTTACATGATAGAGAGGAAAAACTGGGTAAAAAGATTCGGCCTAAACAGAGGGGAAGAAACAAGCTATTAAAGAAGGCAGAGAAAGAACTTGGAAAGCATATTAAATTTGATGAGGTATAA
- the Rpt3 gene encoding 26S proteasome regulatory subunit Rpt3 isoform X1 gives MEEMSVIVPDKDVTEMDCKPITGHYTGAGDELDIEDLYTKYKKLQRMLEFLEVQEEYIKDEQRNLKKEYLHAQEEVKRIQSVPLVIGQFLEAVDQNTGIVGSTTGSNYYVRILSTIDRELLKPSASVALHKHSNALVDVLPPEADSSISMLQADEKPDIQYSDIGGMDMQKQEIREAVELPLTHFELYKQIGIDPPRGVLMYGPPGCGKTMLAKAVARHTTAAFIRVVGSEFVQKYLGEGPRMVRDVFRLAKENSPAIIFIDEIDAIATKRFDAQTGADREVQRILLELLNQMDGFDQTTNVKVIMATNRADTLDPALLRPGRLDRKIEFPLPDRRQKRLIFSTITAKMNLSEEVDLEDYVARPDRISGADINAICQEAGMHAVRENRYIVLAKDFEKGYKNNIKKDESEHEFYK, from the exons ATGGAGGAAATGAGTGTGATTGTACCCGACAAG gaTGTAACAGAAATGGACTGTAAGCCTATAACTGGGCATTATACTGGTGCTGGAGATGAATTGGACATAGAAGATCTGTATACAAAGTATAAG AAACTACAAAGAATGTTGGAATTCCTTGAAGTTCAAGAAGAATATATCAAGGATGAACAACGCAACTTGAAAAAGGAATACTTACATGCTCAAGAAGAAGTAAAGCGTATACAAAGTGTACCTTTGGTGATCGGACAGTTTCTGGAAGCTGTCGACCAAAATACTGGTATAGTGGGGTCTACCACAGGTTCCAATTATTATGTGCGCATTTTATCAACAATCGATAGAGAATTATTGAAGCCTTCAGCTAGTGTAGCGCTTCACAAGCACAGCAATGCCCTGGTAGATGTTTTACCACCAGAAGCTGATTCTAGTATTTCTATGTTGCAAGCAG ATGAAAAACCTGATATACAATATAGTGATATTGGAGGTATGGATATGCAGAAGCAGGAGATTAGGGAGGCTGTGGAGCTACCTCTTACCCACTTTGAACTTTATAAACAGATTGGTATTGATCCACCCAGAGGTGTACTAATGTATGGTCCACCTGGGTGTGGTAAAACTATGCTCGCAAAAGCTGTAGCTAGACACACTACAG cTGCATTTATTCGTGTAGTAGGTTCTGAATTTGTACAGAAATACTTGGGTGAAGGGCCAAGGATGGTCAGAGATGTTTTCCGTTTAGCCAAAGAAAATTCACCCgctataattttcattgatgAAATTGATGCTATAGCCACAAAAAGATTCGACGCTCAGACGGGAGCTGATCGTGAGGTACAGCGTATCCTTTTAGAGTTACTTAATCAAATGGATGGTTTCGATCAAACAACTAATGTGAAAGTTATAATGGCTACAAATAG AGCGGATACCTTAGATCCTGCTTTACTACGTCCAGGTAGATTAGATCGGAAGATCGAATTTCCTTTGCCCGACCGTCGGCAAAAGCGTTTGATTTTCTCAACGATCACCGCGAAAATGAATTTAAGCGAAGAAGTGGACTTAGAAGATTACGTGGCACGACCAGATAGAATTTCTGGTGCAGACATAAACGCGATTTGTCAGGAAGCAGGAATGCACGCAGTCCGCGAGAAccgctatatagttttagcaaaagattttgaaaaaggatacaaaaataacattaaaaaggACGAATCCGAACACGAATTCTACAAGTAA
- the Rpt3 gene encoding 26S proteasome regulatory subunit Rpt3 isoform X2 produces MLEFLEVQEEYIKDEQRNLKKEYLHAQEEVKRIQSVPLVIGQFLEAVDQNTGIVGSTTGSNYYVRILSTIDRELLKPSASVALHKHSNALVDVLPPEADSSISMLQADEKPDIQYSDIGGMDMQKQEIREAVELPLTHFELYKQIGIDPPRGVLMYGPPGCGKTMLAKAVARHTTAAFIRVVGSEFVQKYLGEGPRMVRDVFRLAKENSPAIIFIDEIDAIATKRFDAQTGADREVQRILLELLNQMDGFDQTTNVKVIMATNRADTLDPALLRPGRLDRKIEFPLPDRRQKRLIFSTITAKMNLSEEVDLEDYVARPDRISGADINAICQEAGMHAVRENRYIVLAKDFEKGYKNNIKKDESEHEFYK; encoded by the exons ATGTTGGAATTCCTTGAAGTTCAAGAAGAATATATCAAGGATGAACAACGCAACTTGAAAAAGGAATACTTACATGCTCAAGAAGAAGTAAAGCGTATACAAAGTGTACCTTTGGTGATCGGACAGTTTCTGGAAGCTGTCGACCAAAATACTGGTATAGTGGGGTCTACCACAGGTTCCAATTATTATGTGCGCATTTTATCAACAATCGATAGAGAATTATTGAAGCCTTCAGCTAGTGTAGCGCTTCACAAGCACAGCAATGCCCTGGTAGATGTTTTACCACCAGAAGCTGATTCTAGTATTTCTATGTTGCAAGCAG ATGAAAAACCTGATATACAATATAGTGATATTGGAGGTATGGATATGCAGAAGCAGGAGATTAGGGAGGCTGTGGAGCTACCTCTTACCCACTTTGAACTTTATAAACAGATTGGTATTGATCCACCCAGAGGTGTACTAATGTATGGTCCACCTGGGTGTGGTAAAACTATGCTCGCAAAAGCTGTAGCTAGACACACTACAG cTGCATTTATTCGTGTAGTAGGTTCTGAATTTGTACAGAAATACTTGGGTGAAGGGCCAAGGATGGTCAGAGATGTTTTCCGTTTAGCCAAAGAAAATTCACCCgctataattttcattgatgAAATTGATGCTATAGCCACAAAAAGATTCGACGCTCAGACGGGAGCTGATCGTGAGGTACAGCGTATCCTTTTAGAGTTACTTAATCAAATGGATGGTTTCGATCAAACAACTAATGTGAAAGTTATAATGGCTACAAATAG AGCGGATACCTTAGATCCTGCTTTACTACGTCCAGGTAGATTAGATCGGAAGATCGAATTTCCTTTGCCCGACCGTCGGCAAAAGCGTTTGATTTTCTCAACGATCACCGCGAAAATGAATTTAAGCGAAGAAGTGGACTTAGAAGATTACGTGGCACGACCAGATAGAATTTCTGGTGCAGACATAAACGCGATTTGTCAGGAAGCAGGAATGCACGCAGTCCGCGAGAAccgctatatagttttagcaaaagattttgaaaaaggatacaaaaataacattaaaaaggACGAATCCGAACACGAATTCTACAAGTAA
- the LOC116424727 gene encoding alpha- and gamma-adaptin-binding protein p34, which yields MNLPRLLIVSTVKGKVNEIAINIGGEKLSNQDYFEYYLWNIQNKYYKTQVLICVTENPSPDISIDGIEALIVHHDPQAEDAEENLKQWMPIITSLAEAEVLLFSCNFITDVLIRDKVIKWCLQRKFELIELNKPDTDASESDVEHNKYGIDRMIEALHAHMWPNMIMKGKPSNTEEHRPDLNKVEEQFENIKLTRDSTERLPMENMLDGIMGEENTDFGELFSQLMAMKEHAASLPTNQRRIAAEQLVTAFWKAMGGDPSETELD from the exons ATGAATTTGCCACGCTTATTGATTGTAAGCACAGTAAAAGGAAAAGTTAACGAAATTGCCATAA atatagGAGGAGAGAAACTATCAAACCaagattattttgaatattacctatggaatattcaaaacaaatattacaaaacgCAGGTCTTAATCTGTGTTACGGAAAATCCTTCTCCAGATATTTCAATTGATGGTATAGAAGCTCTTATTGTACATCATGATCCGCAGGCA GAAGATgcagaagaaaatttaaaacaatggATGCCTATAATTACTTCTTTAGCAGAGGCAGAAGTACTGCTCTTTTCTTGCAATTTTATAACAGATGTTCTTATAAGAGATAAAG TAATAAAATGGTGTCtacaaagaaaatttgaattgattgAATTAAACAAACCGGATACGGATGCCTCAGAATCTGACGTAGAGCATAATAAATATGGAATTGACAGGATGATTGAAGCTTTACATGCTCATATGTGGCCTAATATGATAATGAAAg GAAAACCATCAAACACTGAGGAACACAGACCCGACTTGAACAAAGTTGAAgaacaatttgaaaatattaaattaactcgAGATTCCACAGAAAGATTACCAATGGAAAACATGCTAG ATGGTATTATGGGAGAAGAAAATACAGATTTTGGTGAATTGTTTAGTCAGTTAATGGCTATGAAGGAACACGCAGCATCACTGCCAACAAATCAGAGGCGAATAGCAGCAGAACAATTAGTTACTGCCTTTTGGAAAGCAATGGGTGGCGATCCTTCGGAAACGGAATTAGATTAA